CCTTGTATGCCGTGATGTCAAAAGCAGACCTGTTTTGAATGTTTATATCTCCAACCTTTATAAAATAATCTGAAACCTTTATCCACTCGATACTCTTTTTGTTTTTGAAGTAATAGTGTCTTATAAAGGAAGAGCGTTGAAGCCCGTAATTAACCAGTTTCTCTTTGCCAACGAACATAATTAATCCGACGAGAAATGAGAGCAACAGGATTGGCATAGCAATTTTGAATATACTTAAACCGCTTGAACGCATGACGATTATCTCGTTTCTCATTGATAAATAGCCTAAGCTTATTAAGGCTGAAAGTCCGAATATTAACGGCATACTGAGATAAACAACATAAGGCAAGAAAAATATATAATACTCTGCAATGTATTTAAGCGACACATCGTTTTTTAAGATAAGCGACAAGGAGCCAAAAAAATCAGAAAGGATAAACAGAAGAGAGCTGAATAACAAGGATATTAAAAAAACCAGCAGGAAGTTTTTTGTTATGTATTTATGAATTTTTTTCATAGGAATCTGTTATTTCCCAGTGATTCAGAATCACAGGTATGATTTCTTCAAACTCTTCAAGCGAGAGCATCACAGAAGCATCAGATAGAGCATCTTCGGGTTTTGGATGGACTTCAAGAAACAGGCCATCAACACCGACGCTTGCTGCAGCAAAGGCAAGCCATTTAGCATACTGCTTTGTTCCGCCGCTGACATTTGAAGCAGAAGGCATCTGCATTGAGTGTGTAACATCGTATATCACTCTATCTGCAAATTCTCTCATTATCCTTAAAGACCTGAAATCCACAACTAAGTTATTATATCCGAAGCTAACGCCTCTTTCTGTTAGCCAAACTTCACATTGTTTGGTTTTTTTGGCTTTTTGAACAGCATGTTTCATATCCCACGGTGCCATAAATTGACCCTTTTTTATATTTACAATTTTGCTGTTTTTTGCTGCTTCAACAATCATATCTGTCTGTCTGCATAAGAAGGCTGGAATCTGAATAACATCGACTATCTCTGCAACTGTTTTAGCCTGAGCAGGTATGTGTATATCCGTTATTATTTGAAAACCAAAGCTTTCTTTTACCTTTTTTAGAATATTTAGACCTTTCTCTATGCCGGGACCTCTGAATGAGTCGATAGAAGTTCTATTGGCTTTATCAAAGGAAGATTTGAATATAATCTTTATTTTAAATCTCTCTGATATTTCCTTTAGCTTTTCAGCGGTATATAGCGTTATTTTTTCGTTTTCTATAACGCAAGGACCTGCAATAAAGAAATGCTTATTCATACCTTTGATAATACCACAAGCTATATCATCTCGTAAAGACCCTTGATATTTTTAACATTTAAGGCACTAAAAACATTAAAGCCCAACTCTTCAAGTTTTTGTATGACACTTATGTCTTTTTCAAAGAGTCTGAGATTGCCTGATAAGTCGACTTCTGAGAGAACAACGGTTTTCTCTTTTAAAGCCCTTCTTTTAAACGAAGAGATAACTGCACAGCAGACAGCAGCATCAAACAGCGTTGAAGATGCCTTTATGCCGCCAGCCACATTTACATATACATCGTATTTAAAAAGCGGCATGTTCAATCTCTTCTCTAAAACGGCAAGCAGCATGTGGAGTCTATTTAAGTCAAACCCGACAGAGACCCTGCGTGGAATACCCAAAGGCGTTTCAACACATAAAGCTTCAACTTCAAGCACTATAGGGATTCTGCCTTCCAAAACGGCACCGTATGCAACACCATCAACAGGCTTTTCTATCTTGACAAATTTAAGTGTCGGGTCTTTAACTTCTTTTAAGCCATCTTCTCTCATCTCAAGAATCAAGGCTTCATCTGTAGGCCCAAACCTGTTTTTTGTAAACTTCAACACCCTTAAATTGGTGTTTTTATCACCTTCCATCATTAAAACGACATCAACCATATGCTCAAGTGTTTTTGGCCCTGCAATAACGCCACCCTTTGTTATATGAGCAACAACAAATATTGCAACGGATAGTCTTTTTGCTGCATCTATTAGCTTTTCTGAGCAGTGTTTGACCTGCTGTATTCCACCAATTACATAGTCTAAGCTGTCGTCAAAAACCGTATGTATGGAGTCGATAATTGCCACATCGGGCTTTTCGCTCTCGATCAGAGAGACTATCTCGTCAATTTTGTTTGTTGTTATAGCTTCTATATCTTCTGCTGATAATCTCTTTGCACGCTGAGCAATCTGGGATAGAGACTCTTCTGCGGATATATAGATAACCCTGTTTTTTGAGTTTGATATGTCTTTTGCAAGTTGAAGAAGGAATGTGGATTTTCCGACACCCGGCGTGCCCGAGATTAGATACACACCACCTTTTGTAAGTTTTCTTAGGAATATCTTTGAAAACTCACCGTTGAATTTCAACTCGCTTTGTAAAGATTCTACGGTTGCTAATTTAACAGGCTTTTTGTGAGAGATGCTTTTTGCAGTTGGCGTATTTGAGATTTCTTCAAATGTTCCCCACTCGCCACAGTTTGGACACCTGCCCATCCATTTAGCAGAAGTATATCCACAATTTTTACAAATATAAGAGACTTTGCTTTTTTTCATATTACAATTTTACAAAAATCAGAAAAAATTATAAACTATAAAATAAAAACACTAAAGGAGCAACCCATGAACACAAGAACCTTCAGAAACAAAAAACTCATAGATAGAGATAAAGAGATAAACTTCTTCCTTGACTGGTTCAATCAATTACCAGAGTTAATCCTTTGGGTTTATGGCCCAAAATCTTCAGGCAAAACAACACTCATTGAGTATGTCGTTGAAAAGGAGCTGTTTGAAGATTTTGAGAACTTAAAACCCAAAGGTAATTGGTGGGTGAAGTATATAAACCTAAGAGGATATTTGGTAAGCAATTACAACAGTTTCCTTGAAGCCATACTTACACCACAAAAGGAAGGCAAGAAAGAAGAGAAACTCTCAGCAAGCTTCAACATTGGAGTATTCAACATAAAAGCAGAACTGCTAAATGAAGTAAAAAACAAAGAGAAAGACTTATTCAAAGTTCTAATGGAAGAGATACAAAACAGAACAAAGAAAAACAGACAACCTATAATCATCATTGACGAAATTCAAACACTTGAAGATATATACATAAACGGAGATAGAGAACTGCTCAAAGAGTTTCTAAACTTCTGTGTGAGACTAACAAAAGAGACTCATCTGTCTCATGTTGTTATCCTAAGCTCAAACACTGTGTTTATAGATAGGATTTATAATGATGCAAAATTGAAGAAGACAAGTAAATTCTTCAAGGTTGACCATCTTGATAAGAGTATAGTTGTAGAGTGGTTAAGTTCTGAAGGATACACAGAAGAAGAGATAAATCTTATCTATGACTATCTTGGTGGTTGTATTCCAGATATACAAAGAATGATGTTTGAGAAGAAAGAGTTTAAGACATTGAAAGAGTATTTAGAGCATAGGGCGTTTTTGGCATATACTGAGATGGTTGACTTACTCACAAACGAAGAAGACTTCAACAAAAGAAAGATATTTAAAGAGATAGCAAAAGAGATAGTAAAAAACGGCAGATTTATAGCAAAAGAAGAATTACCAACGCAGGTGAAGAAGATTATAAATTTTTACGCTGAAAAAGAGATACTCTTTTATGACCCGCTTACATTGGAAGTTAAAGGAAATAGCAGGATTTATGAGAAAGGGATGGAGAAGCTAAAGCTTTAGGCGATAAAAAAGATATCTGTGAAGTTTTAAAGAGAAAGAGATAAAATTGGAGAAGACAAAAAAGAAGCCTTCAGGATAGGAAAGTTATTTGGTTTCAGATAGCTTCTCGGCTATCCACATCTTTATTAAAGACTGTCTTGTTACGCCTATTTTCTTTGCTTCTAAGTCTAATTTGTTGACGATATAAACGGGAAAGTCCACATTGACCCTTTTGGTTTTCAAACTCTCTTTTAGTTGTTTTGCGGGTATTGCATTGGAAATGTCTAAATAATCTGATATGTCTTCACCTTTATCAAACATCTCATCAAACTCTTTTGTTAATATTTTTTTCATAGATTGCTTCCCATTACAAGAGTATTATTTTCAGGTAATAAGAAAATAAGTGACCAAGAAGATAGGTTAAAAAAGCAGGAGTGGTGAGCTTGGATACTCACCTTCACACTCCCGCATTGGAAAGACGACATATTTTATAACTATTAAAAAGTAAATACATAATAAAAGTAAATACATAATATAAGAATAAAAATATATAAAATTTATTCATGACCACCAGATACTCCTCCACCAGAACTTCCGCCACTACTTCCGCCAGCAGAACCAGAGGAGGAACTTGCGGAAGAAGAGGAACTTATTAGTACCTACTCCTCCACCGCCGTATTGGTGGTTTTGAACAAATCTAAATAATACATCTGTTAATGGTTTTAAGTTCATGTCTTTATTACCATTGTCTATAATGTAACCTAAAACAGAATTCTCAAACATTCTTGGGTAATTTTTATTTATAACTTTTCCATCTTTTACAAAGTAACAATTTGCACCACCACAGAATACAATCTTATTAATTGCATTTTGGTTGTAAGTTACACCACCAAAGTATGAATCTATACCAAAAATAAATGGATTTCCTAAATCTCCAAATTTTTCATTAAACTCCCTAATATCTTTACCGTCATAATTTGACATGTAAACAAAAGTTGGCATATCTACTTCTGCTGTGTAATTTTTAACAATTTTAGAAACATCTACCTTTTTTCCATTAGGAAAAACTGCATAAATGTCTCCTGCATTAGCCTTTGATACACCAATTCCTAACACTGCAACAACAGAGACAGAAAACAACAACTTCTTCCCTGCAAATGAAAAAGAACTTCTCCTTTCCTTTTTCATCTTTCTCTCCTTCTCCCTTAATTATTTTTTGGCATTCTAACTCGGGGGGTGATGTCAAGGGAAAATTGACTAATTTCGCAGAACAAAAACTTGCTTTTTATCTGCTGTTGTGAGATAATTATTTAATTTAGTTTTTTGGAGGATTTTTGATGAAAGTCGAGAGTGGAAAGACCGTCCAGATGCATTATGTTGGAAGACTGGACGACGGGACAATCTTTGACTCAAGTGAAGGCAAAGAGCCGCTTGAGTTTGTTTTTGGAGAAGGAAGCATTATTCCTGCGCTTGAGAGAGAGCTCGAAGGAATGGAAGAAGGCGAGAAAAAACAGGTTGTTGTAAAGGCAGAAGATGCTTATGGGCAAAGAAACCCTGAAGCTGTCCAGAAGGTTTCTAAAGACCAGCTGCCACCAGAGATTGAGCCAAAAGTGGGCATGCAGCTTTTAGCTCAGACACAGACGGCAAATATTCCTGTTACGATTATTGAAGTTGAAGAAGATACGATAACGATAGATTTTAACCATCCATTGGCTGGTAAAGACCTTATCTTTGATGTTGAGATAGTAAAGGTTAGCTGATTTTACAGGGCAGATACTCTGCCCTGCTCTATTTTGCCTGCAGATGTAAGCCTATTATCCCGATAACTATAAGCAGAAGCGATAAGATTTTTATAAAGTTTAAGCTCTCTTTGAAAAAGAAGAAGCCTATAAGTGTTATAAGTGCTATTCCAACACCCGACCAGACGGCATAGGCAACACTAACATCAATCGTTTTTAATGCAAGCGTCATAAAATAGAAGCTTGCTATATAGAATACAAACAGCAAAACAGAAGGCAGAATGTGTGAAAACCCTTCTGATAGCTTCATGCATGTTGTTCCACTAACTTCAAGTAGTATGGCTATAAATAGATAAATCCACCCACTCATTCTAAATTGTGCAAAAATATGTCATCTTTTGTAATTGTGTCTCCTTCGCATAAGACAACAGCTCTTTCTATCACATTTTGAAGCTCTCTGACATTGCCATGCCACGGATAATTCAAAAGCAACTCTTTTGCATCTTCTGAAATCTGTGTGATATTTTTCTTAAATTTTGCTGAGAACTTCTTTAAAAACAGCTCAGCCAATGGGATTATCTCTTCTTTTCTCTCTTTTAATGGCGGTATTTTTATTGGAAATACGCTTATTCTGTAATACAAATCTTCCCTAAAGTTGCCCTTTTTTACTTCTTCTTCTATGTTTCTGTTTGTTGTGCAGATTATTCTAACATCAACGCTTATTGATTCGGTTGAGCCTATTCTGTCTATGGTTTTCTCCTGAATTACACGCAATAGTTTTGCCTGAAGTTCAAGCGGCATCTCGCTTATCTCATCAAGCAGAATTGTGCCCTTGTTTGCCTGCTCAAACTTGCCCGGGTGGGATTTTACTGCTCCGCTGAACGCTCCCTTTTCGTATCCGAACATCTCGCTTTCAAGCAGGTTTGATGGGATAGCAGCGCAGTTTACAGCGACAAACTTACCCTTAGACCTTCTGCTTAATGAGTGAATGTATCTTGCTAAAACTTCCTTTCCCGTTCCGCTTTCGCCTATTAAAAGCACCGTTGCGTCTGTTTTTGCCACCTTTTGAGCAAGTTTTACTATGTTTTGCATCTTTGGGCTTGTGAATATGAACTCTTCAGTTTCTGAATCTTGGTTTATTTCGGTTTCTGGTTGAATAGAACTGTGGGATATGGCAAGGTCTAACACCTTCTTTAGAGCCTGTTGTGAAAATGGTTTTAATATGAAATCAAACGCTCCAAGCTTCATCGTCTCAACGGCAGTTTTCACATCGCCAAATGCTGTTATCATAATAAATGGCGATGAGATACCCAACTTTCTTACTTCCTTTAAAAACTCAACGCCGTCCATCTTGGGCATCTTCAAATCGCTCAATATAACATCAAACTTCTCTTTTTTTAGTATTTTTAGCGCTTCTTTTGCGTCTTTTGCCACTTTTGCGTCGTAATTTAGGTGTTTCAATGTGGCAGACAAAGCCACTCTCATCTGCTCGTCATCATCAACAACTAAAACCCTATACATGTTCCTTTGCCAACCTTACAGCTTCTATTGCATCTTTTGCATACATATCTGCGCCAATCTTTTTGGCAAAATCTTCTGTAACAGCGGCGCCACCAACCATTATTTTAACTTTAAGCCCCTTCATTTTTATCTTATCTATCACATTTTTCATATTTATCATCGTTGTTGTCATAAGAGCCGATAAACCAACGGCATCTGCATGATACTCTTCTATCGCTTTAAGAATCGTCTCGTCGTCAACATTTTTGCCCAAATCTATCACATTAAAGCCGTTTGTTTCAAATAGAAGCGATACGATGTTTTTGCCTATGTCGTGTATGTCTCCTTTGACTGTTGCCATGACGATTGTTTTGCCTGTTTTCTGTTTTGTTGCCTTTTTCTTTATCTCTTCCTTTAGGATATTAAACGCCTTTTTCATCGCATTTGCCGATTTTATCATCTGCGGCAGAAAGTATATGCCCTTATCGTAAAGCTTGCCCACAACATCTAAGGCGGGTATTAGAATCTCGTTGCTTATTGCAAGTGGCTCTTTGTTCTTTAGCATCTCTTTTGTAAATCCTTCAATCTCTTCTTCGTTGCCTTCTATGACGCACATAAACAGCTTATCTTCAAGACTGCCCTTTTCAAATGGCGAGCTTATCAGCTCTAATTTACTTTTTTTTTGAGTTTGGTTGGAGAGTGTAATATCAGCTGAATTGTTTATGTATATTGATGCATCTTTGTCTCTATCAACGATTAAATCGCTTGCGTATTTTATCTGCCAGAGCAACTCGTCATAAGGATTAACGATTGCACTATCAAGTCCGTTGTATATAGCCATTGCCATGTATGATGCGTTTATCAATTTTCTGTTTGGTAAGCCAAACGAGACATTGCTCAAGCCAAGCACGGTTGTTATGCCGTATCTCTCTTTAATGAGTTTTATTGCCCTTAGGGTTTCGAGTGCCCTTTTTTTGTCGCTTCCGACTGTTAAGGCTAAAGCATCAGCAACTATGTCTTCTTTTCTTATACCGTATTCTTCTGCCTTTTTTACAATTCTTTCCAGGATTTTTACTCTCTCTTCGGCAGTCTCTGGTATGCCTGTCTCATCAAGCAGAAGCGCTAAAACAGCCGCTCCATATTTTTTTGCCAAAGGCAGGATTCTGTCCATGCTTTCCTTAGAGCCATTTACAGAATTTATCAACACCTTACCGTCTGCTGCTTTTAGGCCTTCTTCTAAAGCGTCTATGTTTGATGAGTCTATTACAAGCGGCACAGAGACGACACTCTCAACAGCCAAGACGCATTTTTTCATCATAGCGGGTTCGTCTATCATCGGGACGCCAACATTGATATCGAGTGCCTTTGCTCCGTGTTCAACCTGCTGTATCGCTTCTTTTCTGTAAAGGCCTGTTTTTCCTTCCTTTAACTGCTCTTTTAGATGTTTTTTGCCTGTTGGATTGAGCCTTTCGCCGATAAACAGAAACGGCCTTCCATAGCCGAACTCAACAAGCTCTGTTCTGCTTGTGAGCACAGTTGATGGCTCTATTTTTCTTTTTTTGACTGGCTTGTCTTTTAGCTTTTTGGCAAGCAGTTTTATGTGTTCTGGAGATGTTCCGCAGCAGCCTGCAACGATTGCGGCATACTCTTCGAAATCGTCTGTATAGCTTGCAAACTCTTCAGGGCCTACAGGGAATATCGTTTTTCCGTCAACGAGTCTTGGTATGCCTGCGTTTGGCTGAATAATTAGCGGCATCTCTGTAACTTTTGCCATCTTTTTAACAAACTCGTTTAAAAGATCTGGGCCTACTGAACAGTTTGCACCAATAACATCAACATCCATGCACTCAATTGTCTTTGCGAACACTTCGGGTGATGTGCCGAGTATTGTTCTTCCGTCTTCTGCAAATGTCATCATTGCTATGATTGGCTTGTCCGTAAGCTCTCTGATTGCAATTATTGCGGCTTTTAGTTCTTTTATGTCCATAAATGTTTCAAGAGAAAACAAATCAACATCGGCATCGACGGCCGGTTTTATCTGTTGTTTGAATATCTCTTTGATGTAGTCGAACTCTGCTTCTCCTACTGGTTCTATAAACTTACCCGTTGGGCCTACGGATAAAGAGACAAAGCCTTTATCTTTCACAACTTCTTTTGCGAGTTTTACAGCTTCGTAATTTATCTTATACACTTCCTTTTCAAGGCCGAACTCTGCAAGCTTTATAGGGTTTGCGCCAAATGTGTTTGTTACGATTATGTCTGCACCTGCATCAAGGTATGCCTTGTGAATCTCTGCTATCTCCTTAGGATGCGTTATGTTTAAATAATCCGGACAATCTCCGGTTTTTAGAATGTTTTTTTCCTGAAGCTGGGTGCCCATTGCACCGTCGAGTATCAGGATTTTCTTGCCGAGCTCTTCTCTAAAGTTTCTCATTTACTTCACCCCAAAAATCTTAAGCGGTATCATGAGTGTTCTTTTTACAACACCAAGCACACCTTTTGCAAGATTTTTAAACGGTATCGGTTTAATTTTTGGGTCATTTATATTGCCTTTTACATGGAAGGATAGCCCTGTAAAACTTTTCTCTTTGCCACCTATTATCCATCCAATTACAGGAATGCTTGAGATGGTCTTGTTGATGGCAGAGAATGTTATGAATGTTATGTATGCGTCTATTCTGCTTTTTAATATCTCGTATTTGCCGTATGCGAATATGTTGAGATTGCCTTTAATCATTATCGGGTCGTTCTCTTCTGCTTCTATTATACCGCTTTTTAATTTTAGATTGCCGTGAAATTCTGAGTAATCTATTCTTGATTTAACCATGCCTTTGGTGAAGCTTTCAAATGGATTGAGAATTGAGAATATCTTTATAGCTGAAGGTGTTTTGTTGAAGCATCCGTCTTTTGCTGTGAATATCAAATCCCCATAAATCGTGCTTAAATCAAAAAGGTCTTTCTTTTTGTTGAAAAATGTTCCCTTGATAAGCATCAAAAGGTTTTTGTTGTTGCATTTTGTTATAGCATTCCAGATTGCCCTATCCCTTACATACAGAAGCGTTTTGTTTCTTTTTTTTGTGTAATTTATCTTTATTATCGTTTTTTTGGAAGATAAGCTTGCTTTTAGAATGTCGGTGTTGTTTAAAATATCTATCTTAGTTGAGCCGATAGGTATTACCATCTCTTTGTTTTTTACTGTTAGGTTGTTTATTGAAGCAGAGATGTCCAAGCCGTAAGGTGGGATTTTGAAGCTGTATGATGGTTTCTTCTCCTTTGATGGTTTAATTTTGTCAAAGTCAAGTGTGAAATTATCTGCAAACAGCTTGAGTTTTATATGGTTTGAGAGTGTATTGAATGAACCTTTTGCTGTTATCCTGTTTGATAGAATGTCGAATGTTGCACCTTTTAGGGTTAGATTTTCATTCTTTAGCGAGATTATCGCATTTATATCTTTGATTGCTCCTATTCTGCCGTTTTCTATTAACAGATTGCCGTTTTTGAAGATTGGCTTTGAGTTTTTTATTTTAAAGTTTACCGCTCCTGTGATTTTGCCGCCTATCTCTTTTGGTATATGGACAAACTCTTTTAATGAATCTATATCTAAATTTTTTGCTTTGGCTTCTGCAAGCAGTATCTTCTCTTTCTTTAAGTCAATCTCTCCAGAAAGCGTTAAGTTTCCTATACCCTTTAGCTTTAGATTGTATATATCGATAGTTGGATAGTTTAAGAAAGCCTTAAAACTTGCGTCTATCTGTCTGTTTTCTGTTTTTACCGTTGCAGATGTTCTTATGTTTAGACTGTCCTTTCTTCCTTTTAGATTTCCCTTTAGGATTACCCTTTTGGCGGTGAATATTTCCTTAAGGCCTAATAGCCTTTTTTGTAAATCTTCCAAATCTTCTTTTGATAAAGAGATGTCGTAATCTCCGTAAAACGCAAGCTTTGGTTTAATGATTAATTTTAAATTTTTGGTTTTTACAGTTGAATTTTCTGTTGTTGCTTTGAAGTTTTTAAACATTATAAACACTGAGCTTACCTTAGATTGCTTCACAATCCTTTTTATGATAAGGTTGCCGTATGCCTTCACATACTCGTTTGGTATGTTTGGGTTTTTAAATGTTATGCCTTTTGAGAAGATGTTTACTGTGAAGTTAAAGTATGGTTTTGCTGCCCATCTGTATCCATAAACATCTATTTTTGCTTCAACACTGCCTGATAGCTCCCTTGTTTTTCCTAAAACCATCAGGTCTTCTTTTGAGAATATATTTTCTTCTAAGAAAATTCTTACAAACTCGCTTGCTTCTCCATAGAAGTTTAGGTGCATGTCGCATGGAAAACCCTTTTTCCTGTAAACTATAAAGGTTGAGATAGGCGTTTTTATCTTGTCAAAAGAGCCCTTTGCTTCGGCTTTTATAAATGTTGGCGTTATTTTTATCTCTGCCCTTTTTACAAGAAAAAACGGGCTTTTTTTGTCAATCCTGAATCTTACGGATTTTGCGTACATTCTGCCGTTTTTTACAGATTCTAAAGATGGTTTGCCTATGATTTTAATGTCTGATAATCGTATTTTACCTGCGATTATGTAATCCTTTATGTTGTTAGGGATATTAAACCTGCCTATGTCTAAATAACCGCTGCTTATGTCTGCTTCTATGTTTGACTCTTTAAGATTTTTTGTGTTTATACTGCCTTTTAAACTCACTTTAAAGCCGTTGCTTGAGTCTAAATTTAGATTTTTGACGGTTATAATCGGCAATCTGTTTAGGTTTAAGACTGCTTCTAAATTGGGTTTATCTATGGAGAACTGCTTCAGGATTAACTTTTCTGCTTCTATTTTTGCTTTTAAAAGGCCGTCTGTTGAATAGTATAGATAGACTTTTGGGAGATTAGCTTTGGCATTTTTGAGTGTTAAATAGTTTGCTGTTGCCGTTAGGGTTAAATGTTTTTTGCCTGTTTTTAGAATAAGTTGGACAGCTGTGTTGTTTATCTCTCCTTCAAATGTTGTTATATTTGAATTGCTTACAAGTTTATAGTTTTCTTTGAGTTTTCCTTTAGCTTTTATGTTGAAACCATTTATGCTTATGAATTTTGTCTCTATATCGATGGGTATTATGGGTAATTCTATCTCTTTGAAGTTAAATGGCTTTTTGTTTGACTGTTTTTCTGGTTTTATGTTTACAAAGATTGCATCGCTGGTTAGTTTGCCTATGTAGGTTTTGCCAAATATCTTTGAGACTGCAATTTTTAGAATAGGTAGGACTATTTGGGTGTTTTTTATGTCTGCATCTGCTTTTTTTGAGTTTATCTGGATTGATTTTGCCTGTATTGTTAATGTTGGAAAGTCTTTATAGACTTTTAGTTCTGTTATCTTTGTGCTTATACCGTTTTTTTTAAGTAAAACCCTTTTTTGTGCAATTATGTTTAGTATGCTGTTTGCATTTATGCTTCTCCATGTAAAAAAAATAGCCACCACACTTGCAACAAGTATGATGGCTAAAAGAATTCCTGAATACTTTAGCGCTTTTTTCATTTCTTCTTAATAAACTTATCTACATTGCTTAATCCCAT
This genomic stretch from Hippea alviniae EP5-r harbors:
- a CDS encoding homocysteine S-methyltransferase family protein, which translates into the protein MRNFREELGKKILILDGAMGTQLQEKNILKTGDCPDYLNITHPKEIAEIHKAYLDAGADIIVTNTFGANPIKLAEFGLEKEVYKINYEAVKLAKEVVKDKGFVSLSVGPTGKFIEPVGEAEFDYIKEIFKQQIKPAVDADVDLFSLETFMDIKELKAAIIAIRELTDKPIIAMMTFAEDGRTILGTSPEVFAKTIECMDVDVIGANCSVGPDLLNEFVKKMAKVTEMPLIIQPNAGIPRLVDGKTIFPVGPEEFASYTDDFEEYAAIVAGCCGTSPEHIKLLAKKLKDKPVKKRKIEPSTVLTSRTELVEFGYGRPFLFIGERLNPTGKKHLKEQLKEGKTGLYRKEAIQQVEHGAKALDINVGVPMIDEPAMMKKCVLAVESVVSVPLVIDSSNIDALEEGLKAADGKVLINSVNGSKESMDRILPLAKKYGAAVLALLLDETGIPETAEERVKILERIVKKAEEYGIRKEDIVADALALTVGSDKKRALETLRAIKLIKERYGITTVLGLSNVSFGLPNRKLINASYMAMAIYNGLDSAIVNPYDELLWQIKYASDLIVDRDKDASIYINNSADITLSNQTQKKSKLELISSPFEKGSLEDKLFMCVIEGNEEEIEGFTKEMLKNKEPLAISNEILIPALDVVGKLYDKGIYFLPQMIKSANAMKKAFNILKEEIKKKATKQKTGKTIVMATVKGDIHDIGKNIVSLLFETNGFNVIDLGKNVDDETILKAIEEYHADAVGLSALMTTTMINMKNVIDKIKMKGLKVKIMVGGAAVTEDFAKKIGADMYAKDAIEAVRLAKEHV
- a CDS encoding FKBP-type peptidyl-prolyl cis-trans isomerase, with product MKVESGKTVQMHYVGRLDDGTIFDSSEGKEPLEFVFGEGSIIPALERELEGMEEGEKKQVVVKAEDAYGQRNPEAVQKVSKDQLPPEIEPKVGMQLLAQTQTANIPVTIIEVEEDTITIDFNHPLAGKDLIFDVEIVKVS
- a CDS encoding ATPase domain-containing protein → MKKSKVSYICKNCGYTSAKWMGRCPNCGEWGTFEEISNTPTAKSISHKKPVKLATVESLQSELKFNGEFSKIFLRKLTKGGVYLISGTPGVGKSTFLLQLAKDISNSKNRVIYISAEESLSQIAQRAKRLSAEDIEAITTNKIDEIVSLIESEKPDVAIIDSIHTVFDDSLDYVIGGIQQVKHCSEKLIDAAKRLSVAIFVVAHITKGGVIAGPKTLEHMVDVVLMMEGDKNTNLRVLKFTKNRFGPTDEALILEMREDGLKEVKDPTLKFVKIEKPVDGVAYGAVLEGRIPIVLEVEALCVETPLGIPRRVSVGFDLNRLHMLLAVLEKRLNMPLFKYDVYVNVAGGIKASSTLFDAAVCCAVISSFKRRALKEKTVVLSEVDLSGNLRLFEKDISVIQKLEELGFNVFSALNVKNIKGLYEMI
- the kdsA gene encoding 3-deoxy-8-phosphooctulonate synthase, with amino-acid sequence MACGIIKGMNKHFFIAGPCVIENEKITLYTAEKLKEISERFKIKIIFKSSFDKANRTSIDSFRGPGIEKGLNILKKVKESFGFQIITDIHIPAQAKTVAEIVDVIQIPAFLCRQTDMIVEAAKNSKIVNIKKGQFMAPWDMKHAVQKAKKTKQCEVWLTERGVSFGYNNLVVDFRSLRIMREFADRVIYDVTHSMQMPSASNVSGGTKQYAKWLAFAAASVGVDGLFLEVHPKPEDALSDASVMLSLEEFEEIIPVILNHWEITDSYEKNS
- a CDS encoding sigma-54-dependent transcriptional regulator → MYRVLVVDDDEQMRVALSATLKHLNYDAKVAKDAKEALKILKKEKFDVILSDLKMPKMDGVEFLKEVRKLGISSPFIMITAFGDVKTAVETMKLGAFDFILKPFSQQALKKVLDLAISHSSIQPETEINQDSETEEFIFTSPKMQNIVKLAQKVAKTDATVLLIGESGTGKEVLARYIHSLSRRSKGKFVAVNCAAIPSNLLESEMFGYEKGAFSGAVKSHPGKFEQANKGTILLDEISEMPLELQAKLLRVIQEKTIDRIGSTESISVDVRIICTTNRNIEEEVKKGNFREDLYYRISVFPIKIPPLKERKEEIIPLAELFLKKFSAKFKKNITQISEDAKELLLNYPWHGNVRELQNVIERAVVLCEGDTITKDDIFLHNLE
- a CDS encoding ATP-binding protein, with product MNTRTFRNKKLIDRDKEINFFLDWFNQLPELILWVYGPKSSGKTTLIEYVVEKELFEDFENLKPKGNWWVKYINLRGYLVSNYNSFLEAILTPQKEGKKEEKLSASFNIGVFNIKAELLNEVKNKEKDLFKVLMEEIQNRTKKNRQPIIIIDEIQTLEDIYINGDRELLKEFLNFCVRLTKETHLSHVVILSSNTVFIDRIYNDAKLKKTSKFFKVDHLDKSIVVEWLSSEGYTEEEINLIYDYLGGCIPDIQRMMFEKKEFKTLKEYLEHRAFLAYTEMVDLLTNEEDFNKRKIFKEIAKEIVKNGRFIAKEELPTQVKKIINFYAEKEILFYDPLTLEVKGNSRIYEKGMEKLKL
- the brnA gene encoding type II toxin-antitoxin system BrnA family antitoxin, with amino-acid sequence MKKILTKEFDEMFDKGEDISDYLDISNAIPAKQLKESLKTKRVNVDFPVYIVNKLDLEAKKIGVTRQSLIKMWIAEKLSETK
- a CDS encoding DMT family transporter — protein: MSGWIYLFIAILLEVSGTTCMKLSEGFSHILPSVLLFVFYIASFYFMTLALKTIDVSVAYAVWSGVGIALITLIGFFFFKESLNFIKILSLLLIVIGIIGLHLQAK